GTTGCTTATCCTCTGACTGGACTCACTCGATATCTTGGTTATTGGGTAAGGCTTAGGAAAGAGGAGTGTCTTTATTCACAGCAGACCTTCCGAGAAAAGCCGTTCGTAATCCGCAACCTTTGACACCTTCGGTAACCCATCCTCGGAATCATCTCACAAACTCTTCAGACCGAACAATATGACtgtcagttaaattaaaaattaaatatttgatgCGCCTATTGTTAGATTctcaaagagaagattcaagaaataaaagaaagctaaaaaaaatttaatttctagCTAGTAACAGATTTAACTGCAACAGACAAACGCTATTAGCAAATCAATACCTATCTTAAATATCAACTATTTATTAAACATATGTGGTTGTTCACCAAAGTCAACATTAAACAAACTTAAATCAGTATTTAACGTTTTTAACGTCACCCAACGACGCCACCATGgctttttttccaaaatcttCAATAGTCACATCACTTACCAAATATACCAAACTAAATTTTtccaaatcaattttttttaacttaatcCATAGCAATACTTGAAGCGATTCATAAAGTTGCGAATAAAAAAAGCTAGTACTGTTTTTGCTCCGACTCACTTTCCGCAATAGACTCAAttctaaatattaaaaatagaaatacaTTTAGTGTGTATTTCTAGAGTTCCAGGTCGTTCTAATATGAAAGTGAATAGGCGTAACAGCAAAAAAGGCTATAAGCCCAGCCGTCATTATTAAACACTTTAAGTCTCAGTTAAGTTTAAATacattacaaaaatattttatattgtaGCAAATCATACCAAGATCTCAGGGGAAACAATAATTCTGATTagttaaaatatatatctcaTGATAAAATTAACAGGCAAgatcaaataaaacaagaaagcaaagctaacttcgggcggagccgaagttgatatacccttgcagttaaatccggatatatatcgcaaacatcggatatagttggccgatccttatgggaataggaatatataatccaatttattacaatacaaaatctaaaaaaagtcccaaacttctatcttcaaaaatacgaaagttaatatttctaccaaataccatttccgatcgttcagttatatggcagctataggatatagtcggccgatcctaatgaaatttggtaggtcggatcaactgaccaaatatataatctgtaccaagttccagctttctatcttcaaaaacaccaaagctataccatttccgatcaatcagttatatggcagctataggatatagtcggccgatccgagccgttccgacttatatactgcgtgcaaaggaaagaagggtgtgtgcaaagtttcaagacgatagctttaaaactgagagactagtttgcgtagaaacaaacagacggacagacagacggacagacggacatgctcatatcaactcaggaggtgatcctgatcaagaatatatatactttatagggtctgagatgtctccttcactgcgttgcacacttttgaccaaaattataataccctctgcaagggtataataagtaGACTACGACTCGGAAATCAGTCCGCGGGGAtgggaaatttctctgcccgagctctgtcacacacacacacagtataaatgtgtgaaacgtcatgctcacagcctactttctgctattcgttactaatactaatgcgttaaaatcatatcaatgtattggggtgccgaccactgacaTAAACCATACACTTGTCCCAAAATCACCACTATTAGAAACTAAATTTTTAACAAGatgcatttaaaaatttaactgaAGACAATGTTCCTACCTTCCTGCAGAAAGCAAACATTTATTatcttatataaaaaattaaaaataaataataatatggtTACCATTTGCAAAAACATGTAAATACATACTAAATTAAAGCTAAAGACATTAATACACCCGAAGGACTAAGATACCAGTGCCTAGATCTTAAGTAGTATAAGTTTTGTACgcttgcattttttttataaagcgCCCTAATTTTTCCCGCATTAagtctttattttaataattaattagtcTCCATCTTGTTGAAAAATGATTTCGATATGGGGTAAGCACATTTTTCAACGAAAATTGGGTGGGAGATTggcctttaaaatattatggtAATGTTTCACTTAGAAGAAGTGAAGGAGATAAAAAAAACACCCTTTTTTAACgaaatattttaagtttaaatagCGTCATCAAGGAAAGAAGgttgtgtgcaaagttttaagtcgatgcctttaaaactgagagactagtttgcgtagaaacagacagacgggcatACTCATACGGACATGCGCATttaaactcaggaggtgattctgatcaagaatatatacacttaatagggtcggagatgtctccttttctgggttgcacactttttgacaaaattataataccctcttcaagggtataaaaaactgtgtttttttcgcttagtggatgctctgctctcattgttttttgctgcttacgcacacactcaaatttaaaacacGTGTGGTTTTGGCTCAGCACTGCTCTAACAGACATTAGGGGTTAGCCCAGGTGGGACAAAACTTCGTAAAAGATACCATATAGAAAACGAAAATTAATCGAAACAAAAACGTGGAAAGATTGTTACTTATGATCCGAAAACGATAATAAAAAGAGTCTCGGGATTAACACAATAGATTAACACactattaatattaaaaattattgaatatttgaattttttttgaatcgTATTTAATGTTAATATGAAGGGTAAGGGTATCGTAAATAGGACCAGTAAAGGGTATCGTAAATGGTGAGGCCCAACTTTTCTGCGATGATGGCCACGTATGTAGGTGACGAGCTTTACTTGTTGTGAGTTAAGCCAAAGTTTATGCAGTATAAAtgtagatgggacatcagggcccaaaacggtcaaatATTCTGTCAAGCTCTTTGTTTCTGCACTTGCGACTGCGTAAAAATGTTTCGAATGTATCTGTTGATTCCCTAGATCGATTCTTTGTTTCTAAAGCTATAAGTTTTTTAATAAGGAAAGTTGTAccacaaaatttttttaaatttttccaacAAACATTCTCAAAtctttttcgaatttttttataacaaaataaaaaacaactttCAAGTGGACAAAtagataaatataaaaaaaagaataaatcaaattttctttttagcTACTCAGCTAATTGTAGGATCGGAATGGTTAAGTGTCACTCGACGCAtgttattaaagaaaaaaaaatttttttcaatgtcCTCACTAGCCCAGATAAATGTTCCGAAAAAATGGAATAGGGAAAGAAATTAatgttataaatatttcagtatatataaagtatatataaagAAGAACATTATAAAATTGTTAATTCCTCGTCATGCGGTTCGTCACCTCGTGTATTGTCATCCACAGCGGTAactaaatgaaaaacaaaacacaaaaatgtaaGAAAATTAAAGGTATTAAGTTATTTAGTTATTAAGCATTTTGAGTTATTAAAGTGTGGccaatttttgtgtttgtttaaGCACAATTTAgccttttaaattaattatgcaTACAAAATACTTACATTATTGCAATTTCTCGTCCATTTACATTTCAATGTTAACCCATTGAAAAACCAATGGACTAAATTAGCCGATTCTTcaatttacataaaaaagcCTATTTACACAATTCACGATTTTAATTACTTTTGAGTGTTTGTGGTCAAAGTActttacatatatttttttttggaattgaTAATAAAGTCAGTTTTGTTTCAACCGCTTATAAAAGCTCACACCAGAATATTTATCGGTTAGTTGCCAATTGCTTCGCAATTCGTTAATACGCCTTCAATTGATTTAATGTTATCACCGCGATCATATATAACGGTATAAAAGTCTTTTAATCTTGAAAAAGTgcgaaaaaaataaccaaaacctCAAATGGAgatggaaaaaaataagaaatattcCCGCTCTCGACCGGAAACAGACGGGGATGATATAGTGATTTCAGGAATGGCCGGAAAATTTCCAAATTGTAGCAACATAACAGAATACGAGTTCAAGCTGTATAACAAGGTTAGAAACGTAGTACTTAAACGTAGTCATAAAAAAGAACTTCAAACGAAAAAGTATcgaaaaattcggaaaataaagcatacaaaacattttttaaactgTGAATTGGTATCGAATGctatatcgaaaaaatattacgtaataatttaaaaaagtttttaaaacttaaatttttgcaTTAAAGTTGCATTAATATGTACAAAAAATGTGGTTGCTATTGAAAATACATATTTGTATATAGGAaaagataatttttatttgcagttttatggaaaaaagagcgattagaaaagaaaaaaagaaaaaagagcATTTAGTGACagttatatttatatttcacTTTATATGTTCAGTtttcacttatttttatacccttgcagagcgtattataattttggtcaaaagtttgcaacgcagtgaaggagacatctccgactctataaagtaaatatattcttgatcaggattacctcctgagttgatatgatcATGTccttctgtctgtttctacgcgaactagtctctcagttttaaagatatcgacttgaaactttgcacacacccttctttctattgtgcgcaatatataaatcggaacgaccgggatcggccgactatatcatatagctgccatatcggaaattgtataactttttttgaggtgtttttagagttagagagttcaaatttacgaatgctattttagCAAAATTCTACAACAtgttaaatttcataaagatcggccgactatatcctatggccTATggcagctgccatataactgatcaatcggaaatgacccaactttcgcgttttcgaagatagaaaggtggaactttgtacagattttatttttgtttagttgacccaacctaccaacctgttttttggtagaaataccaacattggtgttgttgaagatagaagtttgggactttttatacccttgcacagggtattataattttgtccaaaagtgtgcaacgcagtgaaggagaaggccgggatcggccgactatatcctatagctgccatataactgattgatcggaaatggtataactttggtgtttttagagttagagagttcaaatttaacacgagagcaaaataatacgacatgccaaatttcataaggatcggccgactatatcctatagctgccatataactgaacgatcggaaatgacccaactttcgtgtttttgaagatagaaagctggcacttggtacacattctatttttggtcagttaatccgatctaccaaatttcataacgatcggttgactatatcttatagctgacatataactgaacgatcggaaatggtatttggtagaaatatcaactttcgtatttttgaagctagaagcttgggacttttttttagattttttattgtaattaatatgttttattatgatgtaaccataaagatcggccaactatatccgatgtttgcgatatatatccggttttagctgcaaggatatatcaatttcggctccgcccgaagttagctttgctttcttgtttagatttcgttttgtaatgaattggttatattatgataatcTCATatagatcggccaactatatccgatttttgcggttttaactgcaagggtatatcaacttcggatccgcccgaagttagctttcctttaaTGTTGTATTAGTTTTCGTCAAATCCAGTCCGTTAACCAAATTTCAGATTGAAAATGAAACAGCGTCAACTGAAAGGTTTTTTATTCTTCTTTCGACGGTGCCTaggtaattaattttcaatttgaacTTGAAAAGTTCGCTTTTTGCGTTTTTGTAAAGATATTCTTTTTGTTAAGGATACTTCTAAAACACTAGTAGGCGGGCACTATTCCATGAGCACATAATTATATATAgccgaaaaatttaaatcacaTCGCGAACAGGACTCAACACGCATGTTCGTGTTGCACGCCATCGTATTTCGCGTGTTCGTGTGTGCTCGTGTTGCGCACTTCAACACAACAACAAAGCAACAcgaatcaaaaattttgactttttttgtCTTATTGGCAACTTTTCTTGACTGCACTATTTTTTAGTACATAGATGGGCAAGCCCATGGCTCCTCGGGCTCTCAAGGCTCCCCCCGTTACTCGTAATGTTTGGCGCCAGCAAATCGGGGTAGACGATAGAGTCGCGCGGTCAGTGAGCCgtgaagatttacaaaaaaaatgctacACAAATTCCGAGGCAGGTAGCGGCCCGATCCCGCGGTCCCGAGTTTGcaaaaacaattattaagGGTGCGTTTGCGCACAACGCGACGACAACCATCGCGagggtggtggttgttgttgtaatttgttgtctggccgagctgcggctccgaccgttagacaggccccagagcgaattcttactctttttcttacgctcatcgtttgTTCATCTCACGCTCATACTATAATTAAATGCTTTCTGTTTCCCAGTCTCTGAACGGAGctcgatgaagaaggttggcctgcgcttcggttgatctttgtatgtatgcgtgtcacccATTCacatgtgtgcgtgcgatttcgtttcgaagtcAGAGCACCATGATTTTTTCTtgcttttcaggcttgctaccctaactgctgtatggttagtgatacAACACACACGATCAAATTGTTCCTTTAAACTTGAcgctaaaaagaaaaaataaatggagAGTCGATTATAAATTCAGGAAGCGATTCGCAAAAGCGACGAAAAATTCAGATTAATTATGAATGTGAAAGGCAAAAGTCTTGTTTGGCGTCATTTATTTATCTGGGCTCTACAAGATATTATTGTTTATGAAAAAGCTCACTGACTCAACATAAAAAcataggctgtgagcatgacgtttcacacatttatactgtttgcgtgtggcagagctcgggcagagaaatttcctatacCCACGGGATAGGgccctgccgaccactgctttaatAAGATAATTTGTGTCGATTTGCCCGAGGGCTATCGGATTCACTGAATTTGGGCTGAAGGAGACATTGGAGTCTccagacaaaatatttttcttcaacAACATTCTAAATTCGAAAACGCGTCAATTGTCCTCAATCAGCCCGATCCGACAATGCATTTAAAAgttacatagatgggacatctcatacaaagaaaatattctatgttttaattttttccgtcgtggaacacgctgtaaaaatgaaaacatttcatgagggaaagagagaattctatttttaggtCGTAACATcgttggaacgatgaaagtttgaaacgttcaaaTTGAACCAATGTGAgagcaaagagatcagaaatatcttcttCTATTCTTACtcttcagctctgtttttggtatgaaTTCTAGCGCTTactttaaaaccaattttaagtatcggTAAATCAACTTGAAGGGTAGTCTAGATGGAAAGTGCGCGCTCCTTATTCTTgaggtcctgggttcgatttcattagtgggcggttttttttaattttagaaagCTTTAGTTTTcggattatttttatatttacttttacttttttattatttttttcacttttcataATTACTTTATGATTATAATTtgtaattgcattctattacaatttatgtaaaaataagtgacggacgtttCGAATAACAAAATGCCGGacggactcccttgaaattttattagccggagataatgaaaaattaaaaaattgtacaattgtaaaattaaagaaaaataatacaattaaagaaaaataaaaaaaaatttattataaaagaaagaacaaGTTCAAtgccttacgaggatttgaacacggaaaaattatacatagagtaactactatATGTAtcacgctaccatcctgtctcgatctgcggcgattaaaaatactatttgttttaccaactaccacatcggcgcattgaaaacagaaacaagaaattgaaatggaaattttgaagacaaaacatttttaggccgtcgtgcgagcagtcacacatacatacaaaggctCACATTTCCCTTCAGTACCATTCCTCAAGAATTTCTCAAGGAAACCTTAGGGAGACGGAATTGCCACCCAGGGAATCCTCGGGGTATATTTCATACAAACCATCAAGGAATTTCCATAGAAGAGTTCCTCGCATCGGGGAATTCAGACTCCCCGGGGAATTCTCAGGGAGTTCTGCAGGATTCTATCAGCAATTCGACGTGAATTTCGAACTAAATACCACTTGGGAATTTACAGGTAAAATTGAGAGGAATTAGCCGGGATTCGTAGGCGAATTCACTGAAGAATCAGCGAGGAACTGTAAGGATTTCCACCCCCACCTTtcctttcaataaaaaagtaataaataaataaattagtcatttttacaaattatatattttacatctttttttttggcaagttTCCCAAAACTTTCTCCGTCGAGTTTCCCGGAGCCAAGTTAGATATACTAtctgtaaataaaattaatagaaaTTAGATATTGCTTACgttatttgtaattaaaatacataccgATCAAAACtctataaaaatttgaaaacgcCTTCAATTTTTTCCCCACTAACTTCGTTTATGTTATATTGGACGATCAGCtccttaacaaaaatattttgtaatatatttaaataaataaataaataaataataacataATACGTACAAGTGGCAAAtgccgtttaataaatatatttacatatgtacatacataaatatgaAACACTTTTCCGAGCGGCAAAtgccgtttaataaatatatttacatatgtacatacataaatatgaAACACTTTTCCGAGCGACAAAtgccgtttaataaatatatgtacaaaagGACGTTCAATATAGTCACTTTAACTCAACAAACGCTTGTGATTTATGTGCAACTTGAACATCAAATGGAAAGAGAAGGGGAGAGGCAAAACGAAACCGAAAATTGGCAACCGAAAATTCTGGCGCGTGCCAGGGTATAGTCGACCAAAGCAATGCCTTGTAATTAGAATCGCACAgggaaaaaaatcaaacataacatattggctttgcctaaagcaaattatttatacattttaatataccatataattagataagaaaaattaactaaatatatcattttaaatatatataaaaatttcaacatattttaaaaagggtattctgacgtcgcttccatcatttggttttcgacacagattttttttctttcccttCCCCCCATTTACATCTTTCTAATTGTCTCTCTGTCGCGTGCCGCTGCTCCGAAAATATGAAGTAGAAGCTTCGAGAATCATCGTCGAAAACCGAAAGCAGGTAGAAGTTTCGTTTCCCCTTTCGTTTCGGTCTTGAGTAAACGAAGGCTTCGTTACGAAGCCCATGcaatttgattttgtttttcggACATGTCGCCAAGAAAAAGCCGGGAAGGGAATTTTGGTACTGAAGGGTTTTGTttacggatacatgtaaagagtagaatcgtatgcatgtgcgttcccccctcaccaacaagctcgacgaaaaaagttgaccgttttgggccctggtGTCCCATCTATGAATGGAAAAAAGGTGCGTGTATGAGTGATTCAGTCCGATAgtttcaaaactgagagactagttcgcgtataaacagacagacggacagggggacatgctcatatcaactcaggaggtgatcctgagcgagaatatatacactttattGAGTCGGAGTTGTCTCGTTGACCGAGTTCCACACTattgattaaaattataataccctctaaGAGGGTACATATAAAGACAGGAGtagaaaaaatatcaaatgcGAAATGCGAACCATTTAAAGACCCCTTTGATGTATTAACAAATTTGTTAtcataacaataataaaaaaaagactaaAAAAGCGATTTttctaaacatttttattgattatattaattattaatattttgccCTTTTAAGATAGATATGGTTGACGATGATGAGCGCAGATGGCGTCATTTTAACCCGGAAATACCAAAACGGTCTGGAAAAATTAGTGAGCTTGAAAAGTTCGATGCAACTTTTTTTGGAGTTCATTTTAAACAAGCCCATACAATGGATCCCCAAACTAGAATTTTAATTGAGACTGCATACGAAGCAGTAATAGATTCCGGAATAAACCCAAAGAGTCTTCGAGGATCAAAAACTGGAGTGTACATTGGATCCTGTATATCTGAATCAGaaaaaacatggttttatgaaAAAGTTTCATCTGGAGGATTTGGAATAACTGGCTGCAGTCGGGCTATGATGGCTAATAGAATATCTTACTGCTTAGGACTTGAAGGACCTTCTTTTTTACTAGATACAGCATGTTCAAGTTCAATGTACGCTCTGGATAATGCGTTCAGTGCAATTCGAAATGGGGAAATAGATGCTGCAATAATAGGGGGATCCAACTTACTTCTTCATCCATTTGTAACCCTCCAATTTGCTCGgtaagatttattttttgtttagttttattttatttcttataaaattaaaaatttattgataTCATAGACTCGGCGTTCTTGCTCCAGATGGTTTTTGTCGTCCATTTGACAAAAATGCTAGTGGCTATACCAGATCTGAAACTATAAATTGTCTATTTTTGCAACGAAAACGAGATGCAAAGCGGGTATATGCAAGTGTTGTATATTCAAAAACGAATTGTGATGGATATAAGCCAGAAGGAATTACGTATCCATCTGGGGTTGTCCAAGAAAAGTTGctaaagaatttttataaagaaatcgATCTTACCCCTTCTGATTTGGGCTATTTAGAGGCTCACAGTACAGGAACCGTAGTTGGTGATCCAGAAGAATGCAAAGCAATTGATAATGTTATATGTAGTCAAAGGCATGAGCCCTTATTAATTGGCTCTGTAAAATCAAACGTTGGTCATTCCGAAGCTGCATCAGGAATATGTTCGCTTGTTAAGGCTTGCTTTGCCTTTGAAACTGGCTTGATTGCACCGAATATAAACTTTACAGAAGTCAAACCAATTATTGCACCTCTAGCAGAGGGAAGATTAATTGTTGTTGAAAATATAACGCCTCTTCCAAAGCCATACATCGGTATCAATTCCTTTGGATTTGGAGGTGCAAATGCACATGCACTTCTCAAAGGTTTTaacaaatcaaaaacaaattttgggATTCCTGAGGATGATATACCTCGACTTCTTACATGGGCCGGTAGGACAGAGGATTCAGTGCACGAGATTTTTAGCGACATAGAAAAAAGACCACTAGATGCTGAATTTATAGGACTACTTCAAAATATTCAAGAGGAAGATGTATCTGGAATGGTTTTTAGAGGATTTTCTGTGTTTGTAAAACAAGGCAAGGAGCCCGCCAAAGCATTAGTAAGAGATGTTCAACATTACACTGGCCTTCAAAGACCTATCGTGTGGGTTTATAGTGGAATGGGTTCCCAGTGGACCCAAATGGGAAAATCGCTTATGATTATACCACGATTTCGGGAATCAATAGAAATATGTCATAAAACATTATTATCAAAGAATATAAATCTTAAACACATATTAACTTCCGATGACCCAGAAATATATCAGAACATTTTGCATTCATTTGTGGGAATTGCGGCAGTACAAATTGGATTAACAGATGTTCTACGGTCTCTGCAATTGGAACCAGATTTTATTattggacattccgttggagAATTAGGGTGCGCCTATGCTGACGGAGGGTTAACTCCTGAACAAATGATTTTGGCTGCTTACTATCGCGGTAGAGTAAGTGTCGATGTGGATAAAATAAAAGGATCCATGGCCGCCGTGGGTATTGGTTACAAGACTATTTTACATATGCTGCCTGAATCTATCGAAGTGGCTTGTCACAACAGTGCGGATTCTTGTACAATATCTGGGCCGATTGAGGATGTAAGCAAATTTGTGGCTGATCTTAAAGCGAAGGGTATATTCGCAAAAGAAGTTCCATGTTCAAATATTGCCTATCATTCAAGGTATATAGCCAAAATGGGTCCTCCGTTACTGCAATATATGAGAGAAATTATTCCAAAACCAAAGAAAAGGACTTCAAAGTGGCTAAGTACGAGTGTACCAAAATTAGAATGGGAGAAATCTATGGGAAAAATGTGCTCGGCAGAATATCATACTAACAACTTACTAAACAGCGTGCTTTTTGAGGAAACATTTTCTTTGCTACCACAAAACGCAATGACCATTGAAGTGGCGCCTCATGGACTATTAGGAGCTATTTTGAAGAGATCAATGTCAAATGGAGTGCACATTCCACTTACCAATCggggaaataaaaacaatgctttgtttttcATGTCAGCGTTGGGCAAGTATGTGCCagtaaataattataattaacttTTTATTGTAAACTAATTTGATATTTAATTCCTATACGCTCAAACTCGTACTcgtattataatattaattttaaagaagTCTCAACCTTTTATCCTCCAATCATAATTCTAAagtcatttccaatcgttctgttatatttatataaaacagtggtcggcaccccaatacattgatatgattttaccgcattaatgttagtaacgaatagcagaaagtaggctgtgagcatgacgtttcacgcatttatactgtgtgtgtggcagagctcgggcagagaaatttcctatgcccccgagatagggccgtgccgacctctgatatAAAAGCATCTGAATACCTTAGTAGAACAGATTAGTTGTTCAAAAAAAGAATCTATAGAAATTCAACTTCACAAATTTCGATTTTGTAGTTACAATTTATATGGTAACTACCACTGAGCGCGGCAGTCCACGAAGTGACAAACCGTATGCCTCGCGTTTACGAGGAGACACTACAAATAGCCGAAGGATAGGCGTTCGATCCGGTTAGGTGACATACACCATGAAAGGTATTAGTTTCATTAGTTCATTTTAATCCATAAGTTTGTCAAAATTCGTTTGGTTGATTCACTAAATTTTGGTGAAAAGAAGacttgtgtgtgtggcagagctcgggcagagaaatttcctatgccctcgggatagggccgtgccgaccactgctttaaagTCTTCAGcctt
The Drosophila bipectinata strain 14024-0381.07 chromosome 3R, DbipHiC1v2, whole genome shotgun sequence DNA segment above includes these coding regions:
- the FASN3 gene encoding fatty acid synthase isoform X3: MEMEKNKKYSRSRPETDGDDIVISGMAGKFPNCSNITEYEFKLYNKIDMVDDDERRWRHFNPEIPKRSGKISELEKFDATFFGVHFKQAHTMDPQTRILIETAYEAVIDSGINPKSLRGSKTGVYIGSCISESEKTWFYEKVSSGGFGITGCSRAMMANRISYCLGLEGPSFLLDTACSSSMYALDNAFSAIRNGEIDAAIIGGSNLLLHPFVTLQFARLGVLAPDGFCRPFDKNASGYTRSETINCLFLQRKRDAKRVYASVVYSKTNCDGYKPEGITYPSGVVQEKLLKNFYKEIDLTPSDLGYLEAHSTGTVVGDPEECKAIDNVICSQRHEPLLIGSVKSNVGHSEAASGICSLVKACFAFETGLIAPNINFTEVKPIIAPLAEGRLIVVENITPLPKPYIGINSFGFGGANAHALLKGFNKSKTNFGIPEDDIPRLLTWAGRTEDSVHEIFSDIEKRPLDAEFIGLLQNIQEEDVSGMVFRGFSVFVKQGKEPAKALVRDVQHYTGLQRPIVWVYSGMGSQWTQMGKSLMIIPRFRESIEICHKTLLSKNINLKHILTSDDPEIYQNILHSFVGIAAVQIGLTDVLRSLQLEPDFIIGHSVGELGCAYADGGLTPEQMILAAYYRGRVSVDVDKIKGSMAAVGIGYKTILHMLPESIEVACHNSADSCTISGPIEDVSKFVADLKAKGIFAKEVPCSNIAYHSRYIAKMGPPLLQYMREIIPKPKKRTSKWLSTSVPKLEWEKSMGKMCSAEYHTNNLLNSVLFEETFSLLPQNAMTIEVAPHGLLGAILKRSMSNGVHIPLTNRGNKNNALFFMSALGKIYQNGVLVPAAKLYNAIDFPVSRNTPKISSLIRWDHSEDC